The following proteins come from a genomic window of Synergistales bacterium:
- a CDS encoding cupin domain-containing protein codes for MNECTQTNLAGSLRDIEPEPETGGFTKRIVFGPGRFWEDYVMRLFTLAPQGTSPHHSHHWPHYILVQEGAGRAVIDGDTYEIEAGSWAHVPPNVEHHLENGGDGPFSFICIVPRHGEPSLQE; via the coding sequence CGGGACATAGAGCCGGAACCCGAAACCGGCGGCTTCACCAAGCGGATCGTCTTCGGGCCCGGGAGATTCTGGGAGGACTACGTCATGCGGCTCTTCACACTGGCGCCGCAGGGCACCTCGCCGCACCACAGCCACCACTGGCCGCACTACATCCTGGTGCAGGAGGGGGCGGGCAGAGCGGTCATCGACGGCGACACCTACGAAATCGAGGCGGGCTCCTGGGCCCACGTGCCCCCCAATGTGGAACACCACCTGGAAAACGGCGGCGACGGGCCCTTTTCGTTCATCTGCATCGTACCCCGGCACGGCGAGCCATCGCTGCAGGAGTGA